The window CCACGCTCGACGCGGAAGGCGACCTGCACACGCCAGGCTGGGCGGTCGGGCCGCCGCTTGTCGCGAACCGCTACCGGCTGCCGCCGGTCGGCGCACTGCAACACCTCGGCTACACGGGCACGGCGCTATGGATCGATCCCGTGACGCGCCGCTTTGCGATCGTGCTCACGAGCCGGCTGTATCCCGACGAAACCGGCACGGCGATGCCATTGCGCTCGCTCGTGCTCGGCATCGTATCGAGCGAGGCCGCGCCCGCGACGTCGTCGCGGATTGCGACGCGCGTACCCGAGATGGCGACGGCCGTTGCGCAGGTCGCCCGGTTGCCGGTATCGCGCGGGCCGGTGCTGGCCGGCATCGACGTGCTTGCTGCGCGCGGCTTCGCGGCCGTCGCTGGCAAGCGCATTGCGCTCGTCACGAACCGCAGCGGCTTCGACCGGTTCGGCAGGCGCACGATCGACCTGCTCGCACAGGCGCCGGGCGCGCGGCTCGTCGCGCTGTTCGCACCCGAGCATGGGCTCGGCACCGACGTCGACGAGACGTTCGGCGACACGGTCGACGCCGCGACCGGAGTGGTCATTCACAGCCTGTACGGCGACCGCCGCCGCATCGCACCCGCGCTGCTCGCCGATGTCGACGTGCTGGTGCTCGACCTGCAGGACGCAGGCGTACGCTTCTTCACGTACCTGGCCACCCTCGGTTACGCGCTCGAAGCCGGCGCCGCCGCGCATCGCCCGGTGCTCGTGCTCGATCGCCCGGATCCGCTGGGCGGCGATGTGTTCGGCGGCCCCGTGGCCGATGCCGGACCGGCCACGTTCACCGGTTATTACCCGTTGCCGCTCCAGCCCGGCATGACGCTCGGCGAACTGGCGCAACTGTTCAACGACCGCCTTCATATCGGCGCGGCGCTGACCGTGGTGCCGATGGCGAACTACGTGCGCACGATGCGCTTCGGCGATACGGGGCTCGGCTGGGTGCCGCCATCGCCGAACCTGCGCGATGCCGCTGCGTTGTCGCTGTACCCGGAAACGGGGCTCATCGAGGGTGCGGCGGTCAGTGTCGGGCGCGGCACCGAGACGCCATTCGGCGTGGTCGGCGCGCCTTGGATCGACGGGCGCATCCTCGCGGACGATCTTCGCGCGATGCGGCTGGCCGCGACGTTCTCACCGGTTCGCTTCGTCCCGGCGGAAGGGCCTTATCACGGCATGGTGTGCGAAGGCGTGCGCATCGAACTGCCCGCCGGCACGGCGCGGCCGGGCGAGATCGGCCTGGCGCTCGCCCTGGCGCTGCACCGGCGTTATCCGGAGCAGTTTCGGATCGATGCGATCCGTGCATCGGTCGGCTCGCGCGAGGTGGCGGACATGCTGGAGGCGGGGCGGTCGATTGACGAGATCGAACGTGTCGTCGATGCACAAAATGCCGCATTCGCGCGCGAGCGGGCGGCGTTTTTGTTGTACTGAAATCGCTCCGGCACGCGCTCGTCAGGCCGCAGTCCGGTGCGCGTGTCTGCGGGCGTGGCCCAGCGTTTGACATATGCCAACGGTATGCGGCCCGCGCAACCCGATGATTGCGACAATGGACGCTCGGACTGGCCACGGCGCCCAGGTTCATTTCGTGTCAGTCATTTCCCGACAGAGGGCTGGCGTGATCGCTTCCACAGACATAGCGAGATTCCGGGGACCCGAGACACCGACACGGCCGCCGCGCCACGCGTGAGCGTCGTGCCGCCCTCGTGCGGCAAATTCTCGCCCGGTGCCCTTTGGGGCCTCTCCACATTGCTGCTGGCTGGCGCCGCCTACGCGCGGCATGAGGGGACGCGCCTTGGAGAGACCGTCCGCTATCCGACCGTGCCCATCAATAGACGCGACAGTGCGCTGCCCTTGACTCAGAACACGTTTGCATGAAGCTCGTTCAGACCGGACGCGTCAACCGCGTCGGGATGCGGGATCCGCGTGTCGCTGGCGGCGACAAGCAGGTTCACGACCACATTCGCGTCGCCGGCGTGCCCGCTGACCACGCAGCCGTCCCGTCGGAATCGTGACGACGACGCTGGGCGACGATGATGAGAATCGACGCCGAGAAGCGTTTGTACGGCCTGCCGATCGAAGTGGTGGAACGAAGGGCCGAGCCCTGACAGACGGGGAACATCGATTTCAAGTTCACGGATCGCGCAGGATCTTCCCGTTGCAGTCAGAATCTCGGTAACCTCGGCTCGATTCCGGTCTTCTCCGGTCCGCAAGACCGTTGATGCAGGTCAAGCACTTGAGGTGCAGCAATCCTAGGCTTGGCATTGCGAGCAGACCCGCCTCGCAATTGCCTGGATCTCGCGTGGAGGATCACTGTTGAGCACTGGCTGGGAACATTTCCCTCATGGTGCCGATATCGGCGTGCGTGGCACGGGCGAGTCGCTTGCCGAAGCGTTCGAACAAGCGGCGCTTGCGCTAACCGCATGTGTGAGCGCACCGGCCGGCATACGCACGACGTGCACGGTTGACATATGCTGCAATGCCCCCGATCTTGACTTGCTGCTCGTCGATTGGCTCAATGCGGTGATCTACGAAATGGCGACGCGTCGGATGCTGTTTGGCCGGTACGTGGTGTCGATTGACGGCACACGGCTTGTCGCACGCATTGCCGGCGAGGAAGTGGACGTTGAGCGACATCGGCCGGCGGTCGAACCGAAGGGCGCAACCTATACGGCGTTGCATGTCGGCCGCGACATGCGCGACCGGTGGATCGCACAATGCGTGGTCGACGTCTGAACAGGGGAACAGGATGGACCTCATGTCGCTCGAGCGTCACGGCGAATTCGAATGGCATATTCCCGTGCAGGACAGGATGCGGGTGCCCGGCATCATCTACGCCGATCGCCGACTGATCCAGGACATGGACGATAAAGTGCTCGTTCAGATCCGCAACGTTGCATGTTTGCCGGGCATCGTTGGCGCCTCGTATGCCATGCCCGACGCGCATTGGGGTTATGGCTTTCCGATCGGCGGTGTCGCTGCGTTCGATCCAGGATCGGGCGGAGTCATCTCCGCAGGAGGAGTCGGTTTCGATATTTCATGTGGCGTGAGAACACTCTTGACCGGGTTGACGCGTGAGTGCGTCGAGCCGTTGAAGGCCCGTCTCGCCGACGCACTTTTCGCGCATATTCCGGCAGGCGTTGGAAGCACCGGGGCGATGCATCTCTCTGCATCGAAAATGGACGAGATGCTGACAGGCGGCGCGGCGTGGGCCGTAGACCAGGGCTATGGCAACCGCGACGATCTTGTGCGGATCGAGGAAAACGGCAGAATCCTGCATGCGAAGCCCGGCGCCGTGTCGGATCTTGCCAAGAAACGTCAGCGCGACGAGATGGGCACGCTGGGTTCCGGCAATCACTATCTCGAAGTGCAGGCGATCACTGAGATCTTCGAGCCTCGGATTGCCGGCACATTCGGCCTTCACCCCGGACAGGTGGTCGTGACGATCCACTGCGGTTCACGCGGACTCGGGCATCAGATCGGCACCGAGTATCTCCGAGAGATGGTCATTACCGCAAAAAGCTACGGGATCGATCTGCCGGATCGCGAGCTCGCGTGCGCTCCGATTGCGTCGGATCTGGGCGAGCGCTATCTCGGTGCGATGCGTGCGGCGACCAATTGTGCGCTGGCGAACCGGCAGATCCTCACGCATCTCACGCGCGAAGTGTTCGCGACCATGTTCCCCGACGCTGTGTTGACGCTGCTCTACGATGTGTCGCACAACACATGCAAGAAAGAATCGCATCGTGTCGATGGTCGCGAACGGATGTTGTTCGTGCATCGGAAGGGCGCGACACGCGCGTTCGGCCCCGGACATCCGGAGTTGCCGGAAGGTCTGCGCGAGTCGGGGCAACCCGTGTTGATCGGCGGCAGCATGGGAACGGCATCATACGTACTGGCGGGCGCTCAGACGGGTGATACCGAGCGCGCATTCGGTTCGGCCTGCCACGGCGCGGGGCGCGCGATGAGCCGGACGGAAGCGACTCGGCACTGGCGCGGCCGTGCACTCATCGATGCACTGGCCGAGCGCGGCATCGAGGTGCGCAGCCGATCCGATCGAGGTGTCGCCGAAGAGGCGCCGGGCGCATATAAAGACGTCGATGCGGTCGTCGCTGCTGCCGCGTCTGCAGGTCTCGCCCGCAAGGTTGCACGGCTCGTGCCGATCGCCTGCATCAAGGGTTAGGCGCGGTAAGCGTGCTGTGGCGTGAATACCTGACGTCCGTAGCGCGGCGGCGTCGGCACTGACACGCTTGCGATCGATATACGACCGTGCACAGAGGCGGTCGATCCGCCTGGACCTGAACCAACGTCACCTGCAACGCCGGGAAGGTCTCGTCTTGCCGGTGTTCGCCCGGTAAAGAGCCGCAGTGGCGACATCTGTGGAATTTGAAGCGCCGCCGCTCATGTGGCGCACGATCGCTGTACATCTCCGATGCCGCCGGTGCCAAATACGATGGTCCGTCCATTTGAGCCGGAACCTGAATCTTGCCGAGATAGGCTACTGATGCAATCAGCAAAGCGGTAAACACAAGAAAACAGCTGTGCATTCACGATGGCGCCGATGGTGTGCCACCGGGGCCGGATGGCCATCCCGCAGTCATGCGATATTGGCTGCGGTATTTATTAGCGACAGACAGTTGATCGACGTCAATCGCGAGCGCGACGCAGACACGATGATTTAAACAACAGGCGTCGCCGTCGTGCTCGATCGAGCGCAATGGCGTGGCATATGTCGCGGCTATCGTGGTTTGCACCGCGCCGCACCGCGCCGCGCCGCGCTGCGTCGCGCGGCGCGACGATGCGAGGAGAGACGGATGGAGACGCTGCAGGTGGAGATTCCCGTTGATCATGTAACGCTGGGCGGGATTCTGGGGATCCCCGGTGGCGCCCGCGCGGTCGTCGTATTCGTGCACGGCAGCGGCAGCAGCCGCTTCAGTCCACGCAACCGGCAAGTGGCGGCATGTCTGCATCATGCGGGTTTCGCAACGCTGCTGTTCGACCTGCTGACGCCCGAGGAGCAGCGACAAGACGATGTCGACGCGACGTACCGTTTCGATATCGCGCTGCTGGCTCGCCGCCTGGAGGCGACCCTTGCGTGGCTGGCGCAAAGGAGCGATGTCGGGTTGCTCAGGGTCGGCCTGTTCGGCGCGAGCACTGGCGCTGCAGCAGCGCTCGTCGCGGCTGCGCGGACGCGTTCGGTCGGCGCCGTCGTGTCGAGGGGCGGGCGGCCTGACCTCGCGCGGACGGCGCTCCCGTCGGTCTGCGCGCCAACACTGTTGATCGTTGGCGAACTCGACACCGAGGTGATTCGGCTGAATCGTAAGGCCGCCGAGCAACTGACCTGTGAGCACCGCATGGCAATCGTGGCGGGCGCGACGCACCTGTTCGAAGAGCCCGGCGCGCTTGACGAAGTGTCGCGCCTTGCCTCCGGCTGGTTCGTACGTTGGCTGGGTGCCCGGTCGTTCTGAACACGCAACCCAGCCGTACCGCGTGTGCGGGCGGGCATGTACATCGAGCATCCCCGCATCCCCGCATCCCCGCATCGCCTGGACGCTCGGCATATCGCTTACTGGATATCGACCATGAGTAACATTTTTCAGAATCGCACCGACGCGGGCAAGCAACTCGCCGCAGTGCTGGAGCGTTACGCCGGACGCAGCGATGTCGTGGTACTGGCGTTGCCACGCGGAGGCGTGCCGGTCGGCTATCAGGTAGCGAGGCAATTGCGCTGCCCCTTCGACGTCCTTGTCGTGCGCAAACTGGGTACGCCCCGGAATCCGGAGCTTGCGCTCGGGGCAATCGCGACCGGCGATGCACTCTATCTCAACCAGTCGGTACTGCGCGCCATCCCCGTCACAGAGCAGCAGGTCCTCGACGTCATCGCGCGCGAACGTGTCGTCCTGCATCAACGCGAAGTGGCGTACCGGGAAGGGCGGCCGCCCCTGGCGATAGACGGTAAAACCGTCATTGTCGTCGATGACGGCATGGCGACTGGATCAACGATGCAAGCGGCCCTTAACGCGCTGCGTACACGGCGCCCGACGCGAATTGTCGTCGCGGTGCCGGTGTGCCCAACCGGGGCTGAAGCCCGGTTTGCTTCGATGGCGGATGACTTCGTCTATGTGGTGCAGTCGGACTGGTTCATGGGCATTAGCCAGTTCTATGCCGACTTTGCGCAAACGACCGACGATGAGGTACGCGCCTGCCTTGCCGCCGCGCAGGACTGGCAACAGGACGTTTCGAGCAATGATGACGGGCACGTGCGCACCTCGGCACCGGAGAATGACACGCCTTGATCGACGTTACTACTGGAGCGTCGTGCAAACCGTAGCCCGTGAGGCTGACGGCCATTCGAGGCATCACGCCCGTCTTCCGCATGGAGGGAACTCGTCATGCAGCCACCCAAAACCCCATTCCTGGCCGTTCGCGCGCTCGGGCAGCGCATGAACGGCGATTGCACCGACTACGACGCGCTGGTAGAAATGGCGCGAGGCCGTGATCTGATTTTGCTTGGCGAGGCAACTCACGGCACCGCGGAGTTCTACCGCATGCGGGGTGAAATCACGCTGAGGCTCATCGCCGAGCAGGGCTTCGATACCATCGCCATTGAAGGCGATTGGCCCGACGTATGGCGAATCGACCGTTTCGTGCAGGGCGACGCGACCGACGACGCTTCGTCCGCGCTTGACGACTTCGAGCGCTTCCCCGTATGGATGTGGCGCAATCGAGAGGTGTGTGACTTCATTTCGGCGCTGCGCGGGATCAATGCGACGCGGCCACAGCGAGACCGGGTCGGCGTCTATGGACTCGACCTTTATAGCCTCTATCGTTCTGCCGACGCCGTGATTCGCTACCTTGAGGGCGTGGACCCGGCAGAAGCCGCGCTGGCACGCGAGCGCTACGCGGCGCTCGATCATGTTCGGGAGCCGCAGGCCTATGGTTATGCTGCGGCGTTTGGCACTCGGCCCGCCGCTCAGGCTGGAGCAGTGCAGCAACTTCTCCAATTGCGAGCCGACCAATTCGACTATCTCGCCCGCGATGGCACCGATGCACTCGACGCGCAGTTCTTCGCCGAGCAGAATGCGCGGGTCGTGGTCAATGCAGAAGCCTACTACCGTGGAATGTTCGGTAGCCGATTGAACACGTGGAATCTTCGCGACGCTCACATGGCCAGCACGCTGTTCGCGCTGACGCGCTACCGCGTGCGCCGCGGCGGTAGCGGGAAGGTGATCGTCTGGGCGCACAACTCGCATCTCGGCGACGCCCGCGCAACGGAGTCACGGCGGCGCGGGGAGTGGAACCTTGGTCAGATCGTGCGCGAAAAGGCTCGACATCGGGCGTTGCTGGTCGGATTCACGACGTACACCGGGCATGTATCGGCTGCTTCGAACTGGGACGGCGAGGTCGAGCAGAAGTGGGTGCGTCCGGCTCAACCCGATAGTTGGGAGCATCTTTTCCACACCACTGGCTATGATCGTTTCTTTTTGCCGATGCAGGATGACAACTCGAGCGTGCTCGACGAAGCTCGGCTCGAGCGCGCAATCGGCGTGCTGTATCTGCCACAAACGGAGCGGCAAAGTCACTATTTCGAAGCAGCCCTCGCCTCGCAATTCGACGCGCTCTTTCATCTCGACGAAACGGCTGCGGTTGAGCCGCTCGAACCGACGGCAGTCTGGCACGACCGTGAGAACAGCGTCCAGGCACTTTAGGGGAGAAGCGTGCGACGGGAGCGTTCGAAGCATGGCGGACTGCGGTCTCGTCTACTCGCGACGGGCGCTACGTTTCGCGGCCGCACTCCTGGTGGCCCGTCTCCGCGACATCGTGGCAGGCATCGATCGGTGCGCGCGTTGCACGGTTATTCAGCGACGCACGCTCGCGCAAATGCGCGCTATGCGTGCCCCTGGGATTGCGTGACGGGACTGGCCGGGCGTTCATCGTCACGTTTGCCGCGGCCTCGCTGCTTCCGTGTCGTATATTCGAGCATTCTCGTGACGTTGCCGAAGGCATTGCGCAGCGCGACGTAGACGTCTTCTTCGCATTCCTTGCTGGATACCAGTTGATGTCCGGGAATCGTGACTTCGATCCGGATATTGAACGGTTTCCCCTGGTGATCGTGCTTCTCGTCCAGCACGACATTGACCCTGCAATGCGAGATGTCCTGCCGGAATCGACCGAGTCTGGATGCATGCCGGGCGGCTGCCGCCTCGAGCGCTTCCGAGCGCGGCATGCCTTGAAATACCAGTTCGAAAGGTGGCTTCATTGCTTGATCCGTCGATGGTCGATGAATACCGGTCGCGCGTCGCCGTGCCGGCTTCCGTGAGATTCCGATTCAGAACGTGGCGATCTGAAGGACGACATCGAACGCGATGACCAGCGCCGAGCACAGAACACCGAGCGCCATGTTCGCGAGCCGATGCTCGACATCCGGATGCTTGCCTGCCCATGCCGTAATGAAGAACAACCCGTCGAGAATCACCTGCAGTGCGAATACGAACAGCATCAGCGTGAACTCGTAGCCCGCCTGCGGCAGCTGCGCGAAATTCCAGCCATGCCGGCTCACCCAATAGCCGATCCGGTAGACCTCGTAACCCGCCAGCAGCAGCGGAAACACGTAGGAAACAAAATAGGTAGGCAAGGTCGCATGCCGAAACTCGGGTAGGAAATGATGTCCGGTTTGCATGGTTGCCTCCCAGCCTGAACGCGTGCGTCGGGACGATGTCGTCCACATTTCCAGCCTAGGCTTTCGTGGAGACCGCCACTTGACACGTATCAACATGCGACTTTTGTAAACCGCATCGGCCAGTTGAAACGCCGCAATTTCTTCGAGAGGGTGTTCAGGTCCGGGTGTGACGCGAACGACAAGGTCTGACCAACATCGATGGCGTCCGTACGGCACGCCTCAGTCACGGGCATCCAGGGGCGGATTCGACTGCCCTGCGGCAACGGTGGCGTCCGAGATGATTTCCGCGTATCCCAATGCCGAATCGGGACGAGAGCCACGAGCGGCACGCGGATGGCTCAGCCGGGTTCGGCACCCCAGTTTCCCGGTTCCGCAGCGCCCGGTGACGAGGCCGTGCGTGTGCGATGCGCGATCATGCAATCCGTCGTGAGCAGCAGCGACGCGACCGAGATCGCGTTCTGCAGCGCCGAACGCGCGACCTTGACCGGGTCGACGATGCCGGCAGCAATCATGTCGCCATATGTCGCCGTCGCCGCGTCATAGCCGAACGGTCCGGTCGCGGCATCGACCGCGTGTACGACGGCCTGTGCGTCCGCCCCGGCATTTTCAGCGATTTGACGCAGCGGAGATGCCAGTGCGTCATGCACGATCCGCGCGCCGGTGCGCTGCGCATCCGTCAGGTATGCGCCATTGCCTTCGAGCGCGCGCCGCGCACGCAGCAGTGCGACGCCACCGCCCGGCACAATGCCTTCCTCCATCGCGGCGCGCGTTGCATGCAACGCGTCCTCGAAGCGATTCTTGCGCTCGCGCAGCGCAGTCTCCGTCGCGGCGCCGACGCGAATCACCGCGACGCCGCCCGCGAGTTTCGTCAACCGGCGCGTCAGCGCGTCGTGCTCGTATCCGGCCGGTGTCGCCGCGATACGCGTGCGCAACGCCTGGACTCGGTCGTCGATGTGCTTGCGTTCGCCTCGCCCGGCAATGACGGTCGTCGTCTCGCGCGTGATCTCGACGCGCCGCGCGGCACCGAGATCGTCCAGCGTCGTGCGCTCGAGCGTCCGTCCGGCCTGAACCGAAATGACCGTCGCGCCCGTCAGCGCGGCGAGATCGGCGAGCTGCTCGGTGCGTGCCTCACCGAATCCGGGCGAGCGGATCGCGCACGATTTCAGCGTGCCGCGCAGGTGGTTGACGACGAGGGTCGCCAGCGCTTCGCCTTCCACTTCGTTCGCGACGACGAGAAGCGGCTTGCCGGTGCTGCTGAGCGCCTCGAGTACCGGCAGCAGTTGTGCGATCGCGCTGATGTTCATGTCGCAGAGCAGGATGCGCGGCTCGTCGAGGACGATGCGATGATTGTCCGAATCGACGAACAGCGGCGACAAATATCCGCGATCGATCAGCGAGCCGTCCACCGTCTCGAGCTCGTCGTCGAGCTTGGTGCCGTCCTCGATGCTGATCGCGCCGTCCCTGCCCACACGCTCGACGGCCTGAGCGACGAGCGCGCCGATCGTGCTGTCGCCGCTGGCGGAAATCGTCGCGATCTGGCGCATCTCGTCCGCGCTCGCGCACGGTTTTGACACGCGGTGCAGTTCGGCGACGACGTCGCGGCCAGCCGCTTCGATCGCGCGCTTGAGCGCCATCGGATCGTGTCCGGCAGTGACGCACTTGATGCCTTCGGCAACGATTGCCTGCGCCAGGGTGGTGGCGGTAGTCGTGCCGTCGCCGGCGACTTCGCTCGTACGGGTTGCCACTTCGCGCAACAATCGGGCGCCCATTTCCTCGAACGGGTCGGGCAGGTCGACGGCGCCGGCGACGACGACGCCCGAGTTCGCGACCAGCGGCGCGGTGCCGATCCGCTCGACGATCACGTTGCGCCCGCCGGGGCCGAGCGTGATCTTCACTGCCTCGGCGATCGCATTGACGCCTTTGAGCAGCCGCTGGCGAGCATCCTGATGAAAGACAAGCGATTTTGCGGGCACGATGCACCTCCTGTGCGACGAAGCCGGGCACGGCACGTGTTGGAACCGGCGAGCGATACGGATATTCCACCTGCCGGCGCATCGAGTCGATTGACCTGGGTCAACGAGCGCAACGCGTTTCGCACCGCCATGTGCTCGCCCAAAAGCATTCGGTCTGTCCATCGTGAGCGTTGATCTCCGTCAATTGCCCCGGTCATCGCCAATCGAGAATAAGTGCGTCACTGACGAGAAGGAGGCAAGACATGAAAGAATCGTCCACAAAACTGCCGGTCAACAAGCCGCAGGAGAGTGCGGAGCATGCGCCGATGGGGGCGCCGTACTGGCATCCGATCGAAACACTGCGCCATGAGATGGACCGTCTCTTCGACGATTTCAATCGGAGCGCGGGCGTGCCGTCGGTGCGGCGACCCGGTTTCAACCTCCAGCCGTTCTGGCGCCACGATCACGAATGGCGCGCCGAGCCCGCGGTCGACTTCGCGGAAA is drawn from Burkholderia diffusa and contains these coding sequences:
- a CDS encoding exo-beta-N-acetylmuramidase NamZ domain-containing protein, with translation MATVEHARSLRCRCAAALTGALVFALASAGARADAEAAVAPQQAAAIDEAIAAEIADGHLAGAVVVTGDADGVRVRVARGQRVTGEHVEAMTVDTVFDLASLTKPVATAVAIMQLAERGMLSLDAPAARYWPAFGAHGKAGITIRQLLAHVSGLPAGVSSSRALRSRAAVLADIVAMTPGALAGTQVRYSDVNYVVLGKIVERVSHRPLDAWCAAHVFAPLGMASTAFRPPASLFARVAPTTVRDGHLLRGSVHDPVAAAMGGVAGNAGLFASADDLARFARMLLNGGALGPVRVLARRSVAALETPATLDAEGDLHTPGWAVGPPLVANRYRLPPVGALQHLGYTGTALWIDPVTRRFAIVLTSRLYPDETGTAMPLRSLVLGIVSSEAAPATSSRIATRVPEMATAVAQVARLPVSRGPVLAGIDVLAARGFAAVAGKRIALVTNRSGFDRFGRRTIDLLAQAPGARLVALFAPEHGLGTDVDETFGDTVDAATGVVIHSLYGDRRRIAPALLADVDVLVLDLQDAGVRFFTYLATLGYALEAGAAAHRPVLVLDRPDPLGGDVFGGPVADAGPATFTGYYPLPLQPGMTLGELAQLFNDRLHIGAALTVVPMANYVRTMRFGDTGLGWVPPSPNLRDAAALSLYPETGLIEGAAVSVGRGTETPFGVVGAPWIDGRILADDLRAMRLAATFSPVRFVPAEGPYHGMVCEGVRIELPAGTARPGEIGLALALALHRRYPEQFRIDAIRASVGSREVADMLEAGRSIDEIERVVDAQNAAFARERAAFLLY
- a CDS encoding archease; this encodes MRGTGESLAEAFEQAALALTACVSAPAGIRTTCTVDICCNAPDLDLLLVDWLNAVIYEMATRRMLFGRYVVSIDGTRLVARIAGEEVDVERHRPAVEPKGATYTALHVGRDMRDRWIAQCVVDV
- a CDS encoding RtcB family protein, with product MDLMSLERHGEFEWHIPVQDRMRVPGIIYADRRLIQDMDDKVLVQIRNVACLPGIVGASYAMPDAHWGYGFPIGGVAAFDPGSGGVISAGGVGFDISCGVRTLLTGLTRECVEPLKARLADALFAHIPAGVGSTGAMHLSASKMDEMLTGGAAWAVDQGYGNRDDLVRIEENGRILHAKPGAVSDLAKKRQRDEMGTLGSGNHYLEVQAITEIFEPRIAGTFGLHPGQVVVTIHCGSRGLGHQIGTEYLREMVITAKSYGIDLPDRELACAPIASDLGERYLGAMRAATNCALANRQILTHLTREVFATMFPDAVLTLLYDVSHNTCKKESHRVDGRERMLFVHRKGATRAFGPGHPELPEGLRESGQPVLIGGSMGTASYVLAGAQTGDTERAFGSACHGAGRAMSRTEATRHWRGRALIDALAERGIEVRSRSDRGVAEEAPGAYKDVDAVVAAAASAGLARKVARLVPIACIKG
- a CDS encoding dienelactone hydrolase family protein, coding for METLQVEIPVDHVTLGGILGIPGGARAVVVFVHGSGSSRFSPRNRQVAACLHHAGFATLLFDLLTPEEQRQDDVDATYRFDIALLARRLEATLAWLAQRSDVGLLRVGLFGASTGAAAALVAAARTRSVGAVVSRGGRPDLARTALPSVCAPTLLIVGELDTEVIRLNRKAAEQLTCEHRMAIVAGATHLFEEPGALDEVSRLASGWFVRWLGARSF
- a CDS encoding phosphoribosyltransferase; the encoded protein is MSNIFQNRTDAGKQLAAVLERYAGRSDVVVLALPRGGVPVGYQVARQLRCPFDVLVVRKLGTPRNPELALGAIATGDALYLNQSVLRAIPVTEQQVLDVIARERVVLHQREVAYREGRPPLAIDGKTVIVVDDGMATGSTMQAALNALRTRRPTRIVVAVPVCPTGAEARFASMADDFVYVVQSDWFMGISQFYADFAQTTDDEVRACLAAAQDWQQDVSSNDDGHVRTSAPENDTP
- a CDS encoding erythromycin esterase family protein is translated as MQPPKTPFLAVRALGQRMNGDCTDYDALVEMARGRDLILLGEATHGTAEFYRMRGEITLRLIAEQGFDTIAIEGDWPDVWRIDRFVQGDATDDASSALDDFERFPVWMWRNREVCDFISALRGINATRPQRDRVGVYGLDLYSLYRSADAVIRYLEGVDPAEAALARERYAALDHVREPQAYGYAAAFGTRPAAQAGAVQQLLQLRADQFDYLARDGTDALDAQFFAEQNARVVVNAEAYYRGMFGSRLNTWNLRDAHMASTLFALTRYRVRRGGSGKVIVWAHNSHLGDARATESRRRGEWNLGQIVREKARHRALLVGFTTYTGHVSAASNWDGEVEQKWVRPAQPDSWEHLFHTTGYDRFFLPMQDDNSSVLDEARLERAIGVLYLPQTERQSHYFEAALASQFDALFHLDETAAVEPLEPTAVWHDRENSVQAL
- a CDS encoding HPF/RaiA family ribosome-associated protein; its protein translation is MKPPFELVFQGMPRSEALEAAAARHASRLGRFRQDISHCRVNVVLDEKHDHQGKPFNIRIEVTIPGHQLVSSKECEEDVYVALRNAFGNVTRMLEYTTRKQRGRGKRDDERPASPVTQSQGHA
- the groL gene encoding chaperonin GroEL (60 kDa chaperone family; promotes refolding of misfolded polypeptides especially under stressful conditions; forms two stacked rings of heptamers to form a barrel-shaped 14mer; ends can be capped by GroES; misfolded proteins enter the barrel where they are refolded when GroES binds), with the translated sequence MPAKSLVFHQDARQRLLKGVNAIAEAVKITLGPGGRNVIVERIGTAPLVANSGVVVAGAVDLPDPFEEMGARLLREVATRTSEVAGDGTTTATTLAQAIVAEGIKCVTAGHDPMALKRAIEAAGRDVVAELHRVSKPCASADEMRQIATISASGDSTIGALVAQAVERVGRDGAISIEDGTKLDDELETVDGSLIDRGYLSPLFVDSDNHRIVLDEPRILLCDMNISAIAQLLPVLEALSSTGKPLLVVANEVEGEALATLVVNHLRGTLKSCAIRSPGFGEARTEQLADLAALTGATVISVQAGRTLERTTLDDLGAARRVEITRETTTVIAGRGERKHIDDRVQALRTRIAATPAGYEHDALTRRLTKLAGGVAVIRVGAATETALRERKNRFEDALHATRAAMEEGIVPGGGVALLRARRALEGNGAYLTDAQRTGARIVHDALASPLRQIAENAGADAQAVVHAVDAATGPFGYDAATATYGDMIAAGIVDPVKVARSALQNAISVASLLLTTDCMIAHRTRTASSPGAAEPGNWGAEPG